One Methanolinea sp. DNA window includes the following coding sequences:
- the cfbB gene encoding Ni-sirohydrochlorin a,c-diamide synthase has product MKALMIAGDRSGSGKTSITLAIASILSRTMAVQAFKVGMDYIDPSYLSAATGRPCRNLDSFVMTRGQILSVYANGCRGADIAIVEGVRGLFEGAESLGDAGSSASVARILGLPVVLVVNARSITRSAAALVKGFQSFDPEIAIAGVILNNVSGESHAEKACSAIEHYCGVPVLGTVPRLPELSLGMRHLGLVPFRECGDTREFRERIGRITEEIGRSVDLAAVVSAARDITPPPADTSCFSPAADRDVRIGVAYDHVFNFYYADLFDVLAAMGAEVRFFSPAGGILPDADGYIIGGGYPELHAAALSGNDAVRESLRHAAREGVPIYAECGGLMYLTRELVIAKGWEGHGEETRYPLCGVFPGKTLMPSRRVVSYVEGESNGENPMGTARFRGHEFHYSEVVLPEGTRYAYRLSRGRGIRDGLDGAVCGRTIGSYTHLHPVASRSMFRRFVAACRNGGDA; this is encoded by the coding sequence ATGAAGGCGCTGATGATCGCGGGCGATCGCTCCGGGAGCGGGAAGACCAGCATCACGCTCGCCATCGCGTCGATCCTCTCCCGCACGATGGCCGTCCAGGCATTCAAGGTCGGGATGGACTACATCGATCCCTCGTACCTCTCCGCTGCGACGGGACGGCCGTGCCGTAACCTCGACTCGTTCGTGATGACGCGCGGCCAGATCCTCTCCGTCTACGCGAACGGCTGCCGCGGTGCCGACATCGCCATCGTCGAGGGCGTGCGGGGCCTCTTCGAGGGTGCCGAGTCCCTCGGCGACGCGGGGAGCAGCGCGTCTGTCGCGCGTATCCTCGGTCTCCCCGTCGTCCTCGTGGTGAACGCGCGGAGCATCACGCGGAGCGCTGCAGCCCTCGTGAAGGGGTTCCAGTCCTTCGACCCGGAGATCGCGATCGCGGGGGTCATCCTGAACAACGTCTCGGGAGAGTCGCACGCGGAGAAGGCCTGCAGCGCGATCGAGCACTACTGCGGGGTGCCGGTGCTCGGGACGGTGCCGCGTCTCCCGGAACTCTCCCTCGGCATGCGCCACCTCGGGCTCGTCCCCTTCAGGGAGTGCGGGGACACCCGGGAATTCCGGGAGAGGATCGGGAGGATCACGGAAGAGATCGGGCGTTCCGTGGACCTCGCGGCGGTCGTCTCCGCGGCGCGCGATATTACGCCACCTCCCGCGGACACGTCGTGCTTCTCCCCCGCGGCGGACCGCGACGTGAGAATCGGCGTCGCGTACGACCACGTCTTCAACTTCTACTACGCGGACCTCTTTGACGTCCTCGCGGCGATGGGTGCAGAAGTGAGGTTCTTCTCCCCCGCCGGGGGTATCCTCCCCGACGCGGACGGCTACATCATCGGGGGTGGATACCCCGAGTTGCACGCGGCCGCACTCTCCGGCAACGATGCGGTGCGCGAATCCCTCCGGCACGCTGCTCGGGAGGGGGTTCCCATCTACGCCGAGTGCGGCGGGCTCATGTACCTGACCCGCGAGCTCGTGATCGCGAAGGGGTGGGAGGGCCATGGGGAAGAGACGAGGTATCCGCTCTGCGGTGTCTTTCCCGGAAAGACCCTCATGCCATCCCGGCGTGTCGTCTCGTACGTCGAGGGGGAGAGCAACGGGGAAAACCCCATGGGAACCGCCCGGTTCAGGGGGCACGAGTTCCACTACTCCGAGGTGGTTCTCCCGGAAGGCACACGTTACGCCTACAGGCTCTCGCGTGGCCGGGGGATCCGCGACGGTCTCGACGGGGCAGTCTGCGGGCGGACCATCGGGAGCTACACGCACCTCCACCCCGTCGCGAGCCGGTCCATGTTCCGCAGGTTCGTCGCGGCCTGCAGGAACGGCGGGGACGCCTGA
- a CDS encoding universal stress protein, giving the protein MTRRILAAVDGSILTYSVIHAAIEEALCRKAELHIVHVVQREWGDTDPAADISVSDEEEEAATLLSSVKAEVEARGVEAVAHLLVGHPGDKIVDCAIDIGAELVILGSVGKSQIKRMISGSVSSFVVTHCPVTTMVVKPGQKRHPD; this is encoded by the coding sequence GTGACACGCAGGATCCTTGCTGCCGTCGACGGGTCGATCCTCACCTACAGCGTCATCCACGCCGCGATCGAGGAGGCCCTCTGCAGGAAGGCAGAACTGCACATCGTGCACGTGGTCCAGAGGGAGTGGGGAGACACCGATCCTGCTGCTGACATCTCGGTGAGCGACGAGGAGGAGGAGGCGGCCACGCTCCTCTCCTCGGTGAAGGCAGAGGTGGAAGCCCGTGGCGTCGAGGCCGTCGCCCACCTGCTCGTCGGCCACCCGGGTGACAAGATCGTGGATTGCGCGATCGACATCGGCGCCGAGCTCGTCATCCTCGGGTCCGTGGGAAAGAGCCAGATAAAGCGGATGATATCCGGGAGTGTCTCGTCCTTCGTGGTCACGCACTGCCCCGTGACGACAATGGTCGTCAAGCCCGGGCAGAAGCGACACCCGGACTGA
- a CDS encoding putative dsRNA-binding protein has translation MALGETTADYEERLKQFLLRHGIDPAGRSPGEMARFVAAFTHRSFAKGRPPGDRGTDDYEALEFLGDRVLNLVVAERIFRNSAGSVGEMAERMEFVKNAHLSAVVAALGDEFPHLVRLGPNQELTGSIVASAFEAFLGAYFLAAGFEETRALLLGLLGDTLDTFTPFANYKKRLQEHLQKTYRKLPVYELVKKEGPDHAPVFTYRVLLDGTPLGQGTGRSKMEATQNAAREALRALGIG, from the coding sequence ATGGCATTGGGAGAGACCACGGCTGACTACGAGGAGAGGCTGAAACAATTCCTCCTGCGCCACGGGATCGATCCCGCCGGCCGGTCACCGGGCGAGATGGCCCGGTTCGTCGCCGCGTTCACGCACCGGTCGTTTGCGAAGGGCCGGCCGCCCGGCGATCGGGGGACCGATGACTACGAGGCACTCGAGTTCCTCGGGGACAGGGTCCTCAACCTCGTCGTGGCCGAGCGGATATTCCGTAATTCCGCCGGGTCCGTGGGCGAGATGGCGGAGAGGATGGAGTTCGTGAAGAATGCCCACCTCTCTGCCGTCGTCGCGGCACTCGGCGACGAGTTCCCGCATCTCGTGAGGCTCGGCCCGAACCAGGAGCTGACGGGGAGTATCGTTGCATCCGCGTTCGAGGCGTTCCTCGGCGCGTACTTCCTCGCGGCGGGATTCGAGGAGACGCGGGCTCTCCTCCTCGGCCTGCTCGGCGACACGCTCGATACCTTCACTCCCTTCGCAAACTACAAGAAGAGGCTGCAGGAGCACCTCCAGAAAACGTACCGCAAGCTTCCCGTGTACGAGCTCGTGAAAAAAGAGGGGCCGGACCACGCGCCGGTCTTCACCTACAGGGTCCTCCTCGATGGTACTCCCCTTGGCCAGGGGACGGGACGCTCGAAGATGGAAGCGACCCAGAACGCCGCGCGAGAGGCGCTCAGGGCACTCGGGATCGGGTGA
- the cfbE gene encoding coenzyme F430 synthase has translation MRVLVLDTIHGGKEIAQALAERGHAVDMVDVYRGQEGISPSIALRGEYDLVVAPVHLDPSHPLLRDLHAPVISHHQAVRWILGKDAPPLLVEVTGARGKTTTACALAHVLRGPGILHTSRGTVLLPEGQVVGRGGITPAALIGPALLARSQDRWLVAEISLGFIGLGRLGILTSGETYRFAGGKRDALTEKLRSGDALPAVVTPPGTGEAWNRVPANRIATASGRTCRYSWEGIEGSYENPLLGTGAYCEPLLLATAAACILGIDPSPLSDFSPLEGRKVVSREGDLLVVDDSNSGTCGKTARDAISIARAIGGKDAPLTLVIGKERGAICEGFPPGEIASVAREESPDRIVLVGDYDPSTVALHARGGVRVAGTLAEGREIAMQSPAGSIVVLAVKTWR, from the coding sequence ATGCGCGTCCTCGTCCTCGACACCATCCACGGCGGAAAGGAGATCGCGCAAGCCCTCGCGGAGAGGGGGCATGCCGTCGACATGGTGGACGTCTACAGGGGACAGGAGGGCATAAGTCCCTCCATTGCCCTGCGCGGGGAATACGACCTCGTCGTCGCACCCGTCCACCTCGACCCGTCGCACCCCCTCCTGCGGGATCTCCACGCCCCCGTCATCTCCCACCACCAGGCCGTGAGGTGGATCCTCGGGAAGGATGCCCCGCCCCTGCTCGTCGAGGTGACGGGTGCGCGGGGGAAGACGACGACCGCGTGCGCGCTCGCGCACGTCCTCCGAGGTCCCGGGATCCTCCACACGTCCCGCGGGACAGTCCTCCTCCCGGAAGGACAGGTGGTTGGGCGGGGGGGAATCACGCCGGCAGCCCTGATCGGGCCTGCCCTCCTCGCGCGCTCGCAGGACAGGTGGCTCGTCGCCGAGATCTCGCTAGGGTTCATCGGCCTAGGGAGGCTCGGCATCCTCACGTCTGGAGAGACATACCGGTTTGCCGGCGGCAAGAGGGACGCGCTCACCGAGAAGCTGAGGTCGGGTGACGCGCTCCCCGCCGTCGTGACGCCACCGGGAACCGGGGAGGCCTGGAACCGTGTCCCCGCGAACAGGATCGCGACCGCCAGTGGACGAACGTGTCGCTACTCGTGGGAGGGAATAGAGGGGTCGTACGAGAACCCCCTCCTCGGGACCGGGGCCTACTGCGAACCCCTCCTCCTCGCGACCGCCGCGGCCTGCATCCTCGGGATCGATCCCTCGCCCCTCTCGGATTTTTCTCCCCTCGAGGGGAGGAAAGTCGTCTCCCGGGAAGGGGATCTCCTCGTGGTGGACGACTCCAACTCCGGGACGTGCGGGAAGACCGCGAGGGACGCGATCTCGATCGCGCGGGCGATAGGCGGGAAGGATGCCCCCCTCACCCTCGTAATAGGAAAGGAGAGGGGCGCGATCTGCGAGGGGTTCCCCCCCGGCGAGATCGCCTCGGTCGCGCGGGAAGAATCGCCCGACAGGATCGTCCTCGTCGGTGACTACGACCCGTCCACCGTCGCTCTCCACGCGAGGGGAGGCGTACGGGTGGCAGGGACGCTCGCGGAGGGGAGGGAGATCGCGATGCAGTCACCGGCCGGGAGCATCGTCGTCCTCGCGGTGAAGACATGGCGGTGA
- a CDS encoding methanogenesis marker 9 domain-containing protein, translating to MDSTRSHQRYDLLVNGRAIKSPLALSAMAGTVNAEYALARASHVGLAFLGGFSIDGPTMAASREMERTGRKEFLYDDPVEELSRQVRQMEGSDVVCGLNLRGSTPGAFAEVASQIGDGVVYEIDAHCRQGPMVEARSGEYLLLHPDLLEEEIRALKREDVCVSVKIRAGVSADDRLLARKIWRAGADIIHVDLMDFGYQKIRQIRNSCPLVLIANNSMHTFDRVREMFSHGADLVSLARKADIRTLAGLDAAIARHADEHGWYNAPKQLCRGGDVRALTFCCMPVKNCPLLPMLEKIGLSREEYMSFKMEAVAGTPLEPGAQTCFGSLAWCCKDSSPCMFRDMTLSQCGLSRQEYMRLKKQLADKILHYLFFQHGEPHTR from the coding sequence ATGGATTCCACGCGCAGTCACCAAAGGTACGACCTCCTCGTCAATGGACGGGCGATCAAGTCCCCCCTCGCGCTCTCCGCGATGGCCGGCACCGTGAACGCCGAGTATGCCCTCGCCCGGGCGTCCCACGTCGGGCTCGCGTTCCTCGGGGGATTCTCCATCGACGGTCCCACGATGGCGGCGAGCAGGGAGATGGAACGCACGGGCAGGAAGGAATTCCTGTACGATGACCCCGTCGAGGAACTCTCGCGCCAGGTACGGCAGATGGAGGGCTCGGACGTCGTGTGCGGCCTGAACCTCCGCGGGAGCACCCCCGGGGCCTTCGCGGAGGTGGCGTCGCAGATCGGTGACGGGGTCGTGTACGAGATCGATGCCCACTGCAGGCAGGGACCCATGGTGGAGGCACGCTCGGGGGAGTACCTCCTCCTGCACCCCGACCTCCTCGAAGAGGAGATACGCGCGCTGAAGCGGGAGGACGTCTGCGTCTCCGTGAAGATACGGGCGGGCGTGAGCGCGGACGACCGCCTCCTCGCGCGGAAGATATGGCGGGCCGGGGCCGACATCATCCACGTCGACCTGATGGACTTTGGCTACCAGAAGATCCGGCAGATCCGGAATTCGTGCCCCCTCGTCCTCATCGCGAACAATTCCATGCACACCTTCGACCGGGTGAGGGAGATGTTCTCCCACGGCGCCGATCTCGTCTCGCTCGCGAGGAAGGCGGACATCCGGACACTCGCGGGGCTCGATGCCGCGATCGCCCGCCACGCGGACGAGCACGGGTGGTACAACGCGCCCAAGCAGCTCTGCCGCGGCGGGGATGTCCGGGCCCTCACGTTCTGCTGCATGCCGGTCAAGAACTGTCCCCTCCTGCCCATGCTCGAGAAGATCGGCCTCTCGCGGGAGGAGTACATGTCATTCAAGATGGAAGCGGTCGCGGGGACTCCCCTCGAGCCCGGGGCGCAGACATGTTTTGGGAGTCTCGCGTGGTGCTGCAAGGACTCTTCACCGTGCATGTTCCGCGACATGACCCTCTCCCAGTGCGGGCTCTCGCGCCAGGAGTACATGAGGCTGAAGAAACAGCTCGCTGATAAGATCCTGCACTACCTATTCTTCCAACATGGGGAACCTCACACGCGCTGA
- the ilvE gene encoding branched-chain-amino-acid transaminase, protein MFVYIDGRMYPKEEAKISVFDHGLLYGDGVFEGIRMYNGRIFRLPEHIDRLYDSAKAIDLRIPMTKEEMTAAIIETVRKNNLKDAYIRPIVTRGVGDLGLCPTKCPRPTVIIIATEWGAMYGDLYEKGLRAVTVSVRRNPVCSLPPNIKSLNYLNNILAKIEANCKGGDEAIMFDMEGHISEGSGDNIFVVKNGTIYTPPTLNNLRGITRLVVLELARGLGIPVVETPLGHYDLYTADEVFVTGTAAEVAPIVHVDGRDIGSGRPGPVTRQLMAAFRAATEREGTPVY, encoded by the coding sequence ATGTTCGTGTACATTGACGGCAGGATGTACCCCAAGGAGGAGGCGAAGATCTCCGTCTTCGACCACGGTCTCCTCTACGGCGATGGTGTCTTCGAGGGGATCCGCATGTACAACGGGCGCATTTTCCGGCTCCCCGAGCACATCGACAGGCTGTACGACTCGGCGAAGGCGATCGACCTCCGGATCCCGATGACGAAGGAGGAGATGACCGCAGCCATCATCGAGACCGTGAGGAAGAACAACCTGAAGGACGCGTACATCCGACCGATCGTCACGCGGGGGGTTGGCGATCTCGGGCTCTGCCCGACGAAGTGCCCGCGGCCGACCGTTATCATCATCGCGACGGAGTGGGGCGCGATGTACGGCGACCTCTACGAGAAGGGCCTGCGTGCAGTCACCGTGTCCGTCCGGAGGAACCCGGTCTGCAGCCTCCCGCCAAATATCAAGTCCCTCAACTACCTCAACAACATCCTCGCGAAAATTGAAGCGAACTGCAAGGGCGGCGACGAGGCGATCATGTTCGACATGGAGGGACACATCTCCGAGGGATCCGGGGACAACATATTCGTCGTGAAGAACGGGACGATTTACACCCCCCCGACGCTGAACAACCTCCGCGGGATAACGCGCCTCGTCGTGCTCGAGCTCGCGAGGGGCCTCGGGATTCCCGTCGTCGAGACGCCCCTCGGCCACTACGACCTCTACACCGCCGACGAAGTCTTCGTGACGGGCACCGCCGCGGAGGTCGCGCCCATCGTCCACGTGGACGGCCGTGACATCGGGTCGGGCCGTCCCGGGCCCGTGACCCGCCAGCTGATGGCGGCTTTCCGCGCTGCCACGGAGAGGGAAGGGACACCCGTCTATTGA
- the cfbD gene encoding Ni-sirohydrochlorin a,c-diamide reductive cyclase catalytic subunit, with amino-acid sequence MAVKFPRYVQPRPSSIVAALYTARDLGVDVSILHGPSGCSFKHARLLEEDGMRVLTTSLSDQEFIFGGQQSLEAVLVHAEETFAPRRMAVIGTCVSMIIGEDLEAAIRNSGISTPTIPVEIHAGFPENISGVIATLEPAAEIGWITREELERQKALLAKANEVERLRGAASKPYIEPSRGDLKHLAAERLLSLAGSGKRGVAVMNAKKETAYMFADMLLALHESRPGADITYIANLEERGLPKVREDARRIRTELEERGLELTPTGALDEYGALGDLLGEKIRAVSPDFALIVGVPHAIPPEALEGIECISVTNGPRQVEPLRKQGHRFVVVEIDLHPRTLGARRIVESEFGAVVRSLA; translated from the coding sequence ATGGCGGTGAAGTTCCCAAGGTACGTGCAGCCGAGACCGAGCTCCATCGTTGCCGCGCTCTACACGGCGCGGGACCTCGGTGTCGATGTCTCGATCCTCCACGGCCCATCGGGCTGCTCTTTCAAGCACGCGAGGCTGCTCGAGGAGGACGGGATGAGGGTCCTCACGACCTCGCTCTCCGATCAGGAATTCATATTCGGCGGCCAGCAGTCCCTCGAGGCGGTCCTCGTGCACGCCGAGGAGACGTTTGCCCCGCGCCGGATGGCAGTGATCGGGACGTGCGTCTCCATGATCATCGGCGAGGACCTCGAGGCCGCAATAAGGAACTCGGGTATCTCGACCCCGACGATACCCGTCGAGATCCACGCCGGCTTCCCGGAGAACATCTCCGGGGTGATCGCGACGCTCGAGCCTGCCGCGGAGATAGGGTGGATCACCCGCGAGGAGCTCGAGCGGCAGAAGGCCCTGCTCGCGAAGGCAAACGAGGTCGAGCGGCTGAGGGGTGCGGCATCGAAACCCTACATAGAGCCTTCGAGGGGTGACCTCAAGCACCTCGCCGCGGAAAGGCTCCTCTCGCTCGCGGGATCCGGGAAGCGGGGGGTTGCCGTCATGAACGCGAAGAAGGAGACTGCCTACATGTTCGCGGACATGCTGCTCGCCCTCCACGAGTCACGGCCCGGCGCGGACATCACGTACATCGCGAACCTCGAGGAGAGGGGGCTGCCCAAGGTGCGGGAGGATGCCCGCCGGATCAGGACCGAACTCGAGGAGAGGGGACTTGAACTCACCCCCACCGGCGCGCTCGACGAGTACGGTGCGCTGGGGGATCTCCTCGGGGAGAAGATACGGGCAGTCTCCCCGGACTTCGCGCTGATCGTCGGGGTCCCGCACGCGATCCCGCCGGAGGCCCTCGAGGGCATCGAGTGCATCTCGGTCACGAACGGCCCCCGGCAGGTCGAGCCCCTCCGGAAACAGGGTCACCGGTTCGTCGTGGTCGAGATCGACCTCCACCCGCGGACACTCGGCGCGAGGAGGATTGTGGAGAGCGAGTTCGGCGCCGTGGTAAGGAGCCTCGCATGA
- a CDS encoding PAS domain S-box protein, with the protein MHLPRPFQHLPGKIPVFPLLLVALSSVLVFAFTLLSLSLGFTAIFQNAYYIPIILSCYYYQRRGLVFSLGLSAVYLAALVSFFPTLEALYPGIVRVLFFLLIAAIVTFLSEKITREKARYQGIFYNSESGILVWEKPGGSIVEANPEASRILGYPLGELSRMGIPDVFPDPGITDAILSGKGELIHHRETEVRHADGTTRIVSLSAGSIDARSGMVTFQDITEKKRAEEAISLANRKLNLLNSITRHDILNTLTALLGYLELARETATGRETEGYIDSATRAALMIRRQVEFTRDYQDVGVRSPGWFSLHDLIGKQRAHAEQKGVRVEANLPDIQVYADPLIEKVFYNLVENSLRHGGNVTRIWFSAERVGNDLVVRCCDDGRGVPEDKKTAIFNREYYQHSGFGLFLSREILAITGIRIRETGTPGKGAVFELVIPQGSYRFPEK; encoded by the coding sequence ATGCATCTTCCGCGGCCATTTCAGCATCTCCCCGGCAAGATCCCGGTGTTTCCCCTCCTCCTCGTCGCCCTCTCCTCGGTACTCGTGTTCGCGTTCACCCTCCTCTCCCTCTCCCTCGGGTTCACGGCGATATTCCAGAACGCCTACTACATCCCCATCATCCTCTCTTGCTACTACTACCAGAGGAGGGGGCTCGTCTTCTCGCTCGGCCTCTCCGCGGTGTACCTCGCGGCCCTCGTCTCGTTCTTTCCCACGCTGGAGGCCCTGTACCCGGGAATTGTCAGGGTCCTCTTCTTCCTCCTGATCGCGGCAATCGTCACTTTCCTCTCCGAGAAGATCACGAGGGAGAAGGCGAGGTACCAGGGGATCTTTTACAACTCGGAGTCGGGAATCCTCGTCTGGGAAAAGCCGGGCGGGTCGATCGTGGAGGCAAACCCCGAGGCATCGAGGATCCTCGGGTATCCCCTCGGTGAACTCTCCCGCATGGGTATCCCGGACGTGTTCCCGGACCCTGGTATCACGGATGCCATCCTCTCCGGGAAGGGAGAGTTGATCCACCACCGGGAGACGGAAGTCCGGCACGCGGACGGGACGACACGGATCGTCTCGCTCTCCGCGGGATCCATCGACGCGCGCTCGGGGATGGTCACATTCCAGGACATTACCGAGAAGAAGCGCGCAGAAGAGGCTATCTCCCTCGCGAACAGGAAGCTCAACCTCCTCAACAGCATCACCCGGCACGACATCCTCAACACCCTGACCGCGCTGCTCGGGTACCTCGAACTCGCGAGGGAGACGGCGACAGGCAGGGAAACGGAGGGTTACATCGATTCCGCGACGAGGGCCGCGTTGATGATAAGGCGGCAGGTGGAATTCACGCGCGATTACCAGGACGTGGGCGTCCGGTCTCCCGGCTGGTTCTCGCTCCACGACCTCATCGGGAAGCAGAGGGCGCACGCCGAGCAGAAGGGCGTGAGGGTCGAGGCCAACCTCCCGGACATCCAGGTCTACGCCGATCCCCTCATCGAGAAGGTCTTCTACAACCTCGTGGAAAACTCCCTGCGGCACGGGGGGAACGTGACGAGGATCTGGTTTTCCGCCGAGAGGGTAGGAAATGACCTCGTCGTCCGGTGCTGCGACGATGGCAGGGGTGTCCCGGAGGACAAGAAGACCGCGATATTCAACAGGGAGTACTACCAGCACTCGGGCTTCGGCCTGTTTTTGTCCCGCGAGATTCTCGCGATCACGGGCATACGGATAAGGGAGACCGGGACGCCGGGGAAAGGGGCGGTCTTCGAGCTCGTCATCCCGCAGGGTTCCTACCGGTTCCCTGAAAAATAA
- a CDS encoding MFS transporter produces MGEIGLCDNPGDYPPQPVTKGGTGSGGSIQLARRALIRAVVMAAVAMAAIDGIAVGIALPTMTRAFSVDVALSQWVFSAYLVTETSLLLVFGRVSEFTGKGRLFFSGLLLFTVSSLACGLSANLWELVFSRVLQASGSAMIFSVSAAILYGTSEPGKEGRVMGLVGTTTAAAAIVAPVLAGLVTSCLGWQYIFLINVPIGTAGTVLALFLVRREKVPRGTVAMDWGGAAGIIASIAFFSLALADISVQRSLSPAAIILLCLSLASLVSLCIAQRRSPAPLVTLSLFRETGFLVPNLQLFCVSMAFSMLYLVGPFYLEGAVGLDPLGVGLVFLVVPTVITFGAPAAGLVYDRWNARCLPAWGIAVAGISFFLLGLAVAGRDVRVIVALLALLALGISLFLAPNSSEIMRSLPPRRASLASSVSATMKNLGTIAGVSSSALLLSLDAAGKDGVSLIHSALLSPQVTSSVQKVLFGSAALCVAGVLLAGIGAGKRVLGCRAVDPAVRESDLRDALAPRRSLAPPPVCLARDEAEDAANEHHDVEGGKDARDDREYPRAREVLPLRGEEGEESHEETDDPHRREDTDDGERHVERYT; encoded by the coding sequence GTGGGGGAAATAGGACTCTGCGACAACCCCGGGGATTACCCCCCGCAACCGGTCACGAAAGGGGGGACAGGATCCGGGGGGAGTATCCAGCTGGCCCGCCGTGCACTGATCCGCGCCGTCGTCATGGCTGCAGTGGCGATGGCCGCGATCGACGGTATCGCGGTCGGGATAGCCCTGCCGACCATGACGAGGGCATTCTCCGTGGACGTCGCCCTCTCGCAGTGGGTCTTCTCCGCGTACCTCGTCACCGAGACGAGCCTCCTCCTCGTCTTCGGGAGGGTATCGGAATTCACGGGGAAGGGGAGGCTCTTTTTCTCGGGCCTCCTCCTCTTCACGGTCTCCTCGCTCGCGTGCGGGCTCTCCGCGAACCTCTGGGAACTCGTCTTCTCCCGCGTCCTCCAGGCATCCGGCTCGGCGATGATCTTCTCGGTCTCCGCCGCGATCCTCTACGGGACCTCCGAGCCGGGGAAGGAGGGCAGGGTGATGGGACTCGTCGGGACGACGACCGCCGCGGCAGCGATCGTGGCACCCGTGCTCGCGGGACTCGTGACGAGCTGCCTTGGCTGGCAGTACATCTTCCTGATCAATGTCCCGATAGGAACGGCGGGCACCGTTCTCGCCCTCTTCCTCGTCCGGCGGGAAAAGGTACCCCGGGGGACTGTCGCGATGGACTGGGGGGGTGCGGCCGGGATTATCGCGTCGATCGCGTTCTTCAGTCTCGCCCTCGCCGATATCTCAGTGCAGCGTTCCCTTTCGCCCGCCGCAATCATCCTCCTGTGCCTCTCCCTCGCCTCCCTCGTCAGCCTTTGCATCGCGCAGAGGAGGAGCCCCGCCCCCCTCGTCACCCTCTCCCTTTTCAGGGAGACGGGATTCCTCGTCCCGAATCTCCAGCTGTTCTGCGTCTCCATGGCGTTCTCCATGCTCTACCTCGTCGGGCCGTTCTACCTTGAAGGGGCAGTAGGGCTGGACCCCCTCGGGGTCGGCCTCGTGTTCCTCGTCGTCCCGACCGTCATCACTTTTGGTGCGCCTGCCGCGGGACTCGTCTACGACAGGTGGAACGCGAGGTGCCTGCCCGCGTGGGGGATTGCTGTCGCCGGGATTTCGTTTTTCCTCCTCGGGCTCGCGGTCGCGGGGAGGGACGTCCGCGTGATCGTTGCCCTCCTCGCCCTGCTCGCGCTCGGGATCTCCCTCTTCCTCGCCCCGAACTCATCCGAGATCATGCGGTCCCTGCCTCCGCGGAGGGCGTCGCTCGCCTCGAGCGTGAGCGCCACCATGAAGAACCTCGGCACGATCGCGGGGGTCTCGTCCTCCGCGCTCCTCCTCTCCCTCGACGCCGCGGGAAAGGACGGCGTTTCCCTTATCCACTCTGCACTCCTCTCCCCGCAGGTCACCTCCTCGGTCCAAAAGGTACTCTTCGGGAGCGCGGCCCTATGCGTGGCAGGGGTCCTCCTCGCGGGAATAGGCGCAGGGAAAAGGGTTCTCGGCTGCCGGGCCGTCGACCCGGCGGTCCGCGAATCAGATCTCCGTGATGCCCTGGCTCCCCGCCGGTCCCTCGCCCCGCCCCCTGTTTGCCTCGCGCGAGACGAGGCAGAAGATGCCGCCAATGAGCATCACGATGTCGAGGGGGGGAAGGACGCACGCGATGATCGCGAATATCCCCGCGCGCGAGAAGTCCTTCCTCTCCGTGGCGAGGAGGGCGAGGAATCCCACGAAGAGACCGATGATCCGCACCGCCGCGAGGACACCGACGACGGCGAGCGGCACGTGGAGCGATACACCTAG
- the cfbA gene encoding sirohydrochlorin nickelochelatase: MGKKGLLLVGHGSKLPYNKELVEATARLIRERRPDYITRCGFMNIDTPTIKDALEEFRHDEIDALVVVPLFLARGVHILEDIPAELGLKKGQSRGEFALNGKTIPLVYAEPIGSDPLLADLMIRNAERALSTL, translated from the coding sequence ATGGGTAAAAAAGGACTTTTACTGGTCGGGCACGGGAGTAAGCTCCCCTACAACAAGGAGCTCGTGGAGGCAACGGCCCGCCTGATAAGGGAGAGGCGACCGGACTACATCACGAGGTGCGGGTTCATGAATATCGATACCCCGACGATAAAGGACGCCCTCGAGGAGTTCCGGCACGACGAGATCGATGCCCTCGTGGTGGTCCCGCTCTTCCTCGCGAGGGGGGTGCACATCCTTGAGGATATCCCCGCCGAGCTCGGGCTAAAGAAAGGCCAATCAAGGGGGGAGTTCGCCCTGAACGGGAAGACCATCCCCCTCGTGTACGCCGAGCCCATCGGGAGCGACCCCCTCCTCGCGGACCTGATGATCAGGAACGCCGAGAGGGCGCTCTCGACCCTCTGA